Proteins found in one Cataglyphis hispanica isolate Lineage 1 chromosome 15, ULB_Chis1_1.0, whole genome shotgun sequence genomic segment:
- the LOC126855039 gene encoding nuclear receptor subfamily 4 group A member 2, whose translation MRVPRAEVFGLLGGVLTSDNIIRKDFSCPTTTHAGQLHSPNGDSDNSNGSQRAVAVTRNEVEQQQQQQPHRQRQPQRQATATVPVLACTNQSSITTPTTAFTVASSMLLLQTQQSSFGSSFVELLSGPYSDPADAGSLPEELDPFPELQLGNPQGVSSVDESAQSHQSIHHQQSSQSPPPPPPLPEDIQTDSLSPTPLPSFQETYTVQRYRQELQGLGIKMDDECYDTPVYPCTTTHYPTEFPATVSYHEHQQQPQQHPHHHPPHHQQQQAPHHHQSYFPTESAPTPTTAVVPPSNHRQDPSYNVAVTVPMVYGAPSAIVATPVAPTDLCPNVDTNVVMGTTRSRRASLPTQRSESASSGSIESPKPRGSGGTTSSTVSSPSPGSGTSGERAPSSPSQLCAVCGDTAACQHYGVRTCEGCKGFFKRTVQKGSKYVCLAEKACPVDKRRRNRCQFCRFQKCLMVGMVKEVVRTDSLKGRRGRLPSKPKSPQESPPSPPVSLITALVRAHLDTTPDKASLDYSQYRQPRPGDPPMTEAEKIQQFYNLLTTSIDVIRNFADKIPGFTDLVREDQELLFQSASLELFVLRLAYRTNPDDTKLVFCNGVVLALEQCQRSFGDWLHSILDFCKALHFLEVDISAFACLCALTLITERYGLKEPQRMEQLQMKIVSSLRDHVTYNAEAQRKSQYLSYLLGKLPELRSLSVQGLQRIFYLKLEDLVPAPPLIETMFVGSLPF comes from the exons GGCAACTGCATTCGCCGAACGGCGACAGCGACAACAGCAACGGTAGCCAGCGTGCGGTGGCTGTTACTCGCAACGAGGTagagcagcagcagcagcagcagccgcATCGCCAACGGCAGCCGCAACGTCAGGCGACCGCTACCGTTCCGGTTCTCGCCTGCACTAATCAATCGTCTATAACTACACCCACGACCGCCTTCACGGTGGCATCAAGCATGCTTCTTTTGCAAACACAACAG AGCTCCTTCGGAAGCAGTTTCGTGGAATTGCTAAGTGGTCCTTATTCAGACCCTGCGGATGCCGGGAGCTTGCCCGAGGAGCTGGATCCCTTTCCAGAGTTGCAGCTTGGAAATCCGCAAGGTGTATCTTCGGTCGATGAGTCTGCTCAGTCTCACCAAAGTATACACCATCAACAGTCATCGCaatcaccaccaccaccgcccCCTCTCCCCGAGGACATTCAGACCGATTCTCTTAG TCCTACACCCTTGCCGAGCTTCCAGGAGACCTACACAGTGCAGCGATATAGACAGGAACTCCAGGGCCTTGGTATCAAGATGGATGATGAATGTTACGATACTCCAGTATATCCTTGCACCACCACTCACTATCCAACCGAATTTCCGGCTACAGTATCCTATCATGAGCACCAACAACAACCGCAACAGCATCCTCATCATCATCCGCCGCATCATCAACAACAACAGGCTCCGCATCATCATCAAAGTTACTTTCCTACGGAATCGGCGCCCACTCCGACAACGGCAGTCGTTCCGCCCTCGAATCATCGACAGGATCCATCCTATAATGTGGCTGTCACCGTGCCTATGGTTTATGGGGCACCGTCAGCCATCGTCGCCACTCCCGTAGCTCCTACTGATCTCTGTCCTAATGTCGATACTAACGTTGTGATGGGCACCACTAGGTCACGAAGGGCGTCGCTGCCTACTCAGAGATCAGAGTCGGCAAG TAGTGGGAGCATAGAGTCCCCGAAGCCGCGCGGCAGCGGTGGCACCACGAGCTCCACCGTCAGTTCGCCGTCGCCCGGAAGCGGTACCAGTGGAGAACGCGCACCCTCGAGCCCGAGTCAGCTCTGCGCTGTATGCGGCGATACCGCGGCCTGTCAACATTATGGCGTGCGCACTTGCGAAGGTTGCAAGGGCTTCTTCAAAAGGACCGTGCAAAAAGGCTCCAAGTACGTGTGCTTGGCCGAGAAAGCTTGCCCGGTGGACAAGCGTCGACGAAATCGCTGCCAGTTCTGCCGGTTTCAGAAGTGCCTGATGGTCGGCATGGTCAAGGAG GTTGTTAGAACAGATTCTTTGAAAGGTCGTCGAGGCAGATTGCCTTCAAAGCCCAAGTCACCGCAGGAATCTCCACCGAGTCCGCCAGTTTCCTTGATTACAGCTCTGGTTCGTGCCCATTTGGATACAACGCCGGACAAGGCGAGTCTCGATTACTCGCAATACCGACAACCGAGACCGGGCGACCCCCCGATGACCGAAGCCGAGAAGATTCAACAATTCTACAATCTGTTGACTACCTCAATCGACGTCATCCGAAACTTTGCCGACAAAATCCCCGGATTCACGGATCTAGTACGGGAAGATCAG GAATTGCTCTTCCAATCAGCCAGCTTGGAATTGTTCGTGCTCAGGTTGGCGTACCGCACGAATCCGGACGATACTAAGCTGGTGTTCTGCAACGGCGTCGTCCTGGCGCTGGAACAGTGTCAGCGTAGTTTTGGCGATTGGCTGCACAGCATTCTCGACTTCTGCAAAGCCCTTCACTTCTTAGAGGTCGACATTAGCGCCTTCGCCTGCCTGTGCGCTCTCACCCTCATTACTG AGAGATATGGATTAAAGGAGCCACAGCGCATGGAACAGTTACAGATGAAGATTGTCTCGTCTTTACGTGATCACGTGACTTACAACGCCGAGGCGCAGAGGAAGTCGCAGTACCTGTCTTATTTACTAGGCAAACTACCGGAGCTGAGGAGTCTCTCGGTCCAGGGCCTCCAGCGAATCTTCTACCTGAAACTGGAGGATCTGGTGCCGGCGCCTCCTCTGATCGAGACGATGTTTGTCGGTAGTCTGCCCTTTTAA